The proteins below come from a single Xiphophorus hellerii strain 12219 chromosome 14, Xiphophorus_hellerii-4.1, whole genome shotgun sequence genomic window:
- the LOC116732243 gene encoding uncharacterized protein LOC116732243 isoform X1, whose protein sequence is MMNFNLFGVLLCMFSWTSTSVCQFHSVVAQPGGEVTLRCSNLSQVPVFLHWFKLADGPNPTVIVSMSMSGWSGLNKIQLGRFTMTSNITDLFLDIRSVDFSDTGLYFCGSRTAGNPEMFSATHLKVDVDVCDEVTNVPTPILSAVTICLVIFIICLAAKIWILQRAEVCTRTQPQNEDLSSDDLHYAAPSFHAKAGSNRKPAAERELETTVYAATR, encoded by the exons ATGATGAACTTCAACTTGTTTGGagttctgctctgcatgttCA GTTGGACCTCGACATCAGTTTGTCAGTTTCACTCAGTTGTTGCTCAGCCTGGAGGAGAAGTCACACTGCGGTGCTCAAATCTGAGCCAAGTCCCTGTGTTTCTCCACTGGTTCAAACTGGCTGATGGACCAAATCCCACAGTCATCGTGTCTATGAGTATGTCTGGATGGAGCggtttaaacaaaattcaactCGGCCGATTTACAATGACATCTAACATCACAGACCTTTTTCTAGACATCAGATCAGTGGATTTCTCTGATACTGGACTGTATTTCTGTGGATCACGCACAGCTGGAAACCCAGAAATGTTCAGTgcaacacatttaaaagttgacG TAGATGTGTGTGATGAAGTAACAAATGTACCAACTCCGATCCTGAGTGCTGTAACAATTTGTCTAGTAATATTCATCATCTGTCTGGCTGCAAAAATTTGGATTTTGCAAAGAG CAGAAGTTTGTACTCGGACTCAACCACAGAATGAG GATCTGAGCTCTGATGATCTGCATTATGCTGCTCCAAGTTTTCACGCGAAAGCAGgaagcaacagaaaacctgcagcagagagagagctggagaCAACTGTGTACGCTGCCACGAGATAA
- the LOC116732243 gene encoding uncharacterized protein LOC116732243 isoform X2 — translation MMNFNLFGVLLCMFSWTSTSVCQFHSVVAQPGGEVTLRCSNLSQVPVFLHWFKLADGPNPTVIVSMSMSGWSGLNKIQLGRFTMTSNITDLFLDIRSVDFSDTGLYFCGSRTAGNPEMFSATHLKVDDVCDEVTNVPTPILSAVTICLVIFIICLAAKIWILQRAEVCTRTQPQNEDLSSDDLHYAAPSFHAKAGSNRKPAAERELETTVYAATR, via the exons ATGATGAACTTCAACTTGTTTGGagttctgctctgcatgttCA GTTGGACCTCGACATCAGTTTGTCAGTTTCACTCAGTTGTTGCTCAGCCTGGAGGAGAAGTCACACTGCGGTGCTCAAATCTGAGCCAAGTCCCTGTGTTTCTCCACTGGTTCAAACTGGCTGATGGACCAAATCCCACAGTCATCGTGTCTATGAGTATGTCTGGATGGAGCggtttaaacaaaattcaactCGGCCGATTTACAATGACATCTAACATCACAGACCTTTTTCTAGACATCAGATCAGTGGATTTCTCTGATACTGGACTGTATTTCTGTGGATCACGCACAGCTGGAAACCCAGAAATGTTCAGTgcaacacatttaaaagttgacG ATGTGTGTGATGAAGTAACAAATGTACCAACTCCGATCCTGAGTGCTGTAACAATTTGTCTAGTAATATTCATCATCTGTCTGGCTGCAAAAATTTGGATTTTGCAAAGAG CAGAAGTTTGTACTCGGACTCAACCACAGAATGAG GATCTGAGCTCTGATGATCTGCATTATGCTGCTCCAAGTTTTCACGCGAAAGCAGgaagcaacagaaaacctgcagcagagagagagctggagaCAACTGTGTACGCTGCCACGAGATAA
- the LOC116733005 gene encoding uncharacterized protein LOC116733005 yields MGKFSLILAVFCTLSWVSTSVFDFHTVVVQPREEVTLWCSNFSTLPVHIFWYKLVDGSNASCISSMFSPEVNASMKEGFKNDKFNMTSNKTNIFLSIKQVDASDSGLYICGYGKDFEWRIFSSTYLQVEVDVFVEAFWILCAASIFLLIIIICLVAKIRRIQKARADSQNPQPNKNPDADNLNYAALTFKSPKTKRTRTAEAEKDLETTAVYAATRYTHQVE; encoded by the exons ATGGGGAAATTCAGCCTGATACTGGCTGTATTCTGCACTCTCA GTTGGGTCTCCACGTCAGTTTTTGACTTTCACACTGTGGTGGTTCAGCCCAGAGAAGAAGTCACACTGTGGTGCTCGAACTTTTCTACTCTCCCCGTTCACATATTCTGGTATAAACTTGTTGACGGATCTAACGCCAGCTGCATCTCATCGATGTTCAGTCCTGAAGTCAACGCTTCGATGAAAGAaggatttaaaaatgataaattcaaCATGACatccaacaaaacaaacattttcctgaGCATCAAACAGGTGGATGCTTCAGACTCTGGGCTCTACATCTGTGGATATGGTAAAGATTTTGAGTGGAGGATATTCAGTTCAACATATTTACAAGTTGAAG TGGATGTGTTTGTTGAAGCGTTCTGGATCCTGTGTGCTGCATCTATATTCCTTTTAATAATCATCATCTGTCTGGTTGCAAAGATTAGGAGAATTCAAAAAG CTCGAGCCGACAGTCAGAATCCACAACCAAACAAG AATCCAGACGCTGATAACCTGAACTACGCAGCTCTGACTTTTAAAAGCCCCAAAACTAAAAGAACCAGAacagcagaggcagaaaaagaCCTGGAGACGACCGCAGTGTACGCTGCCACCAGATACACTCACCAagtggaatga
- the LOC116732069 gene encoding uncharacterized protein LOC116732069 encodes MTNFILASLCTFSWISVSVCQFHTVSVRPAEDVTLMCSNFTKFLSHIFWFKMNSSPNARHISSMLSAESNVSLFDGFHFSKYNMTSNTTNLFLKIKEVNFSDSGLYFCGQYATTVSAGFTATYLEVEDVSDGFLNLPCVILGCVAVFLTVVIVALVVRTIQTGQTERKNPRPSENLDPHCLNYTVLKSHPKTKNYARLSDKKELETDVLYAATRETHEK; translated from the exons ATGACAAACTTCATCCTGGCTTCACTCTGCACCTTCA GTTGGATTTCTGTGTCAGTTTGTCAGTTTCACACAGTTTCTGTTCGACCTGCTGAAGACGTCACACTGATGTGCAGCAACTTTACTAAATTTCTCTCTCACATATTTTGGTTTAAGATGAACAGCAGTCCCAACGCCAGGCACATCTCATCTATGCTCAGTGCAGAGTCTAATGTCTCTCTATTTGATGGTTTCCACTTCAGTAAATATAACATGACATCTAATACTACAAACCTGTTTCTGAAAATCAAAGAAGTGAATTTCTCAGATTCTGGACTGTATTTCTGTGGACAGTATGCAACAACAGTCTCTGCAGGGTTCACTGCAACATACTTAGAGGTGGAAG atgtttcagaCGGATTTCTCAATCTGCCTTGTGTGATTCTTGGCTGCGTTGCTGTCTTCCTTACAGTCGTCATTGTTGCTTTGGTTGTCAGGACAATACAAACAG GTCAAACGGAGAGAAAGAATCCACGACCCTCTGAG AATCTGGACCCTCATTGTCTCAACTATACGGTGCTGAAATCAcatcccaaaacaaaaaactacgcAAGGTTGTCAGACAAGAAAGAGCTGGAGACAGATGTTCTGTACGCTGCAACAAGAGAAactcatgaaaaataa